The Flavobacterium johnsoniae UW101 genomic interval GTAAACTCTGCGCAACTAAAAATCCGCCCGTTACAATCGAAAGTGTTATTAAAACCGAAACTTTATAATCGTCGATTTTCTTCATGACTTTTGATGCTGTAAATCCAAAAACAGCTCCTAATAAAAGTCCACCAATTCCTTCTTTTGCAAAAAGCCATGCGATAGAACTAAAACTCACATCAAATGTTGGGTCGGTTGCCATTTTAAGAACAACAGCAAACATTACTACCGCTACTCCATCGTTAAACAAGGATTCTCCAACAATTTTAGTTTCTATTCTTTTAGGAACTTTAGCTTCTTTTAAAACACCCAGCACCACGATTGGATCGGTTGGAGAAATCAGTGTTCCAAAAACCAGACAGAATACGTAAGGAATATTGATTCCTAAAAACGGTGCGATATAATATAACAGCATCGAAATAATTAACGCAGATAATACAACGCTTACTGTAGAATAAATCATGATAGGCACTTTCTGTTCTTTCAAATCAGCCATATTTACGTGCAGTGCTCCAGCAAATAAAAGAAAATTCAACATTGCTCCCATTAAGATTTCATTGAAATCAAATTCTTTTATTAAATCAAAAAAATGTCTTGTAGTAGCAGGAAAATAAGAATCTCCCAGTAAGCGAATTCCAACTGAAACCAACATGGCAATAATCATGATTCCTATAGTTCCCGGAAGTTTTAAAAATCTTAAATTCAAATAGGCGAAGAAAGAGGCTAGTACAATAAGTACTGAAAAAGTGTAGTATAATTCCATAAATTGTGATTTTTACAAAAATATCTTTCTCATTATTTAATTTAAAATTTCAAGTACTGAATTAACATAACTTTATAATTTTCAGAAAAACATTCTTAAAACCCCTAACTCCTCAAAAGAAAACAAACAATAAATCGAAAAACCGAAGCAATGCTTCGGTTTTTCATCTTTTGGAGCAAAATCAATAAAACACCTTTGTGTATTATTTATTGTTACGAACAAACTCATCAAACTGTTTTAGTTTAAGTGATTCTGTTTCTTCTATACGTTGTACTTTCAGATTAGCATTACCTGTATTTTTCCCTGTTACAGGTTTAGGTTTTGTTGTGTATAAGTAAGACTCAAAAATATGGCTTAAATACAAAGGCGATTTTCCTATACCGCGGGTTTTATCAAAGTTTTGAGATTGATGACAAGTAAAACAGTTTACCAAATTGCCGGCATTAATTTTATGAATGCTGTCTTTAAATGTCTGCGTATAAGTTTCCATTGTAATATTGGCCAAATTTGAAGAGCCTCTTGCCAATGAATCTGGAAGCACACTTGATATTTGTCTTTTTACAATTGCTTTCGCCTGATCTGAAGGAGACATTCCATCAGTATCCAGCCAAATTGAGCCATTGTAAAAGTAATTTTTGAAAACATCATTTAGTTTTGAAGCTACACATTTATTAATAAAATCAATATTATTAAAATTAACTGGCTCTGACTGGCTTGTTTTCATGTACGCATTAGTTTCAACAACCTTTGGAACTCCATATTCATAAAGAACAAATGCTTTACCCGGCACTAATGGTTTCTTATTAGTTCTATCCCAGGTAATACTTTTTAAGCCTGAATCTGTACCGCTTTCATAAAGCAGTTTTTCATCCTTTGATGTTACAGAATTATTTTTCCAGTCATAAATTGGAGCCATGTCTTTATGCTCAAAAGTAGCCCAGATAAATTCAGGATGATTTTTTACAACTCCTACAACATGCATTCCCAATAATGCAACCGATTTTGCTTCGTATTGTCCGGCTTTATTTTTAACTGCAGCTTTAGTAATAAAGTAATCTCCTAATTTTTCTTTTGGAATTGAAGCTGTGCTGATCCATGAAACTTTTAATTCAAGTGAACCAACCGGAAATGTTTCCAGATTTGAATAAGGTGTTTTTCCGCTGTTGATTTCTGAAGCTGCAATAATTGCTTTATCAAATAATATTTTGTTTACGTGTATAGAATAAAAGACAGTATCGCCAGCAGTTTTTCCCGGAACAACCTTTGGATTAGAGACTAAAACACCAGCCGGACCTGCCTGAGCAATTGAGGTTAAAACCAATTTTACGCCTAACTGCGGACTAACACGTTCCATTTCTGGAGTAACAATATCTAAAGAATCTAAAAACAGCGGATTGCCGCTTGGCAGAGGTTTTGTTGCCCATAAAAATTTTTGCCATGACCATTGATGAAAAATACAATTGGTAGTGCTTGAAGAATCAAATGGACTTCCGTCGCCTTCTGCTGGCGCGGGAGTCTGCTCATGCGGAAACCAGCTGGCTTCGCAATTGCAAGATTCAGCTGCATTATCGGCATACGCGGTTTTATCCATTATTTTTTCTTTATTCAAAAAAAATAATGACCCCGCTGCTGCTGTAAGAGCAACTGCTGTGGTTATAATTGTTTTCTTTTTCATTTTTGAGATTTATTTTTTGGGTAATAAAAAAGGGCCGTCTAAACTAGACGACCCTTTAAATCAAAACAGTAACCAAATCAGGAACTCTATTAAATTCCTAATCATATCGTTTTTGGAGTTATTAAAATTTGGGGTCTTTTTTTATGCCAACTCAGCTTGTAAATTTGCAGCAGCTTTTACTGGTACGTTTTCAATATCATGTTGATAATATGAAAAACCTCCTGTTCCATTCCATGAACCATCAATCGCTAAATGAGCATCAAAATCTGCTAAAAAAGCACCAATTGCAGGAGGAGGGAAAGTGTGAACATACTGTCCTTTTAAACTCACAACTTGAGTAAATTGTCCAAATCCAGTTGCATATATTTTTCCAGTTACCGGAACAACAATATGGCTATCAGGGCCATGTACAGCCTGAGTAATTACTACTGTACCAGAAACAGAATTTTGTGATGGTACAACAACTAAACTAAATGATGCAATTGGAGCACCTGGTGTTCCAACATTTCCAATTGTGCCTTTTGCTAAGTAAGCACCTGCTAATAAATCTGACATAACTTTTCGTTTTTGGTTTCCTACTCGTATGGCTTTTCGGATCCGCCTCGTTTTTTTTAGTGGGTTCTGCTCCACCTATTTGATTTGTTTTATTATTTAATTGCTTACCAACATTTTAAATAATAGGATTGGGTTTATTTCTATACCAAAACTATATTAGATAGATAGACATAATTAAAAAAATGTTATGAAATGAGAATTCTGAGTCATAAAACTCGAAAAAGATGACACAAGAAAAAATAAGCTGTTTTTATTTTTTTCAATTATCTTAAAAATGACTTTCAAAAACACCGTAAAACGAGTCCTTCAGATAGTCCTCAGCATCCGCTCGTAGAAGGTCTTACACAAATAGGCAATACAACTGTACGGCTCAAGGAACTGTCATTGTAACTAAAAGTTAAATTACCAGGAATACTTTTAAGTGTAAGAGTAACCGCAGCAATTCCAGTCCAAACATTTAAATTATCATCGTAAGGCAAAGGCGGGTCATTATAGGCAAATTCTACATTAATTGAAGTTATAATTAGCTTGCCGCTATATTGCGGATCAACAGGCAGTATACTCCAGCAGATTTTACTGCCAGACACAACGCAAGTCTGTAATTGATCAGTGCCTTCAAATTCAGAATATTTACTTCTGTTATCAACTACATAACAGCCTTTTTCTGGATTGTTTGTATACAACATATTAACATCAACCCATACTTGGATAAAGACAGTACATGTTGACGGAGCAATTTTAGATTTTCTTATTTCTTTATTACTTTCAATCACAGTATTAATTTATTGAGTTTAACCAACTGCTGTCAATTTTATTCTTAATGAATGTCATGTAAAATATTTTCAATAATAAAGAATTAGTACCTCCGAGGAAACTAGGAGGTACTAATTTGTAATACACTTAAAATATTATGCGGTGCATGTTAAAAATGGGTCCCACCAGTAATACTGCATAGGTGCCCCCCCAACAGATACTCCTATTTTAATTTGATAAGTACATTGTCCTTGAACCATAGCAGTTCCTAACCACTGATATGATCCTGTCGCCTGTGGTGCCGGCCATCCCCAATTTCCAAAAATATTTGTACCATTAGAAATCTCAAGACCAACAATTTGAACAGTATCTCCCTGTTGTCCAGCGGCATCAATAGGAAAAACATTAAATGCGATTCCAAAACCTGCTGTAACTTGTGAAGACAGCTCAAGTCCACCTTCTCCTGTACTTCCGCCAACTGCATTATTATCCATCATATAAATACCAGTTCCTGCGTATGGACCAGAAGTCTGGCTATATAAAAAGACTGTATCAACTGCAATATTGATTACTCTTGCAGGAATTACAGAGCTTGCGCTAAAAGCTAAATTTGTTCTATTATTCATAGTTTTATTTTTTAATTAATTATTAAGCAGTAACAGGTATAATAGTTACAGGCAGAGTTACTGTTATAGATTGCCCTCCTCCATTATAGCTGAATACTATATTTGAATTAACATTTCCTCCAACAGTTGA includes:
- a CDS encoding cation:proton antiporter; this encodes MELYYTFSVLIVLASFFAYLNLRFLKLPGTIGIMIIAMLVSVGIRLLGDSYFPATTRHFFDLIKEFDFNEILMGAMLNFLLFAGALHVNMADLKEQKVPIMIYSTVSVVLSALIISMLLYYIAPFLGINIPYVFCLVFGTLISPTDPIVVLGVLKEAKVPKRIETKIVGESLFNDGVAVVMFAVVLKMATDPTFDVSFSSIAWLFAKEGIGGLLLGAVFGFTASKVMKKIDDYKVSVLITLSIVTGGFLVAQSLHVSSPLAMVVAGLIIGNYGKKVAMSEVTKDYLGKFWELIDEILNAVLFLFIGFELLLLPDLNKQLLTGFVAIFIVLFSRLTSIVLPWKFFDIFKFFGIKSAYNKGSLMVLVWGGIRGGVSIALVLSMPEGEYKNLLLEVTYIVVLFSIVVQGLTVGKLAKRVLEKE
- a CDS encoding DUF1842 domain-containing protein, with the protein product MSDLLAGAYLAKGTIGNVGTPGAPIASFSLVVVPSQNSVSGTVVITQAVHGPDSHIVVPVTGKIYATGFGQFTQVVSLKGQYVHTFPPPAIGAFLADFDAHLAIDGSWNGTGGFSYYQHDIENVPVKAAANLQAELA